One Phaseolus vulgaris cultivar G19833 chromosome 4, P. vulgaris v2.0, whole genome shotgun sequence DNA window includes the following coding sequences:
- the LOC137838316 gene encoding uncharacterized protein: protein MFLTTFNQLQLSTNQLRPYTGCLHGFARDQVEVREHIELRTTFTDGTTLRTTNIRYLVVNAPSAYNILLGRSALNRIGAIASTRHMKMKLPSLEGAVITIKSDQKEAKKCYENNLKTKRGAFVVTTRPPREDGVTRVEIARENRPEPAKDVVEREIGGKTFKLGRSLTQESQDQVAEVIARHLDPIAWSASNMPGIDPDFLCHRLTMDPHVRPVLQRRQKFNEERRRFIREETKKLLKANYIREIQYPEWLANVVLVKKASRKWRMCVDFTNLNKACPKDSYPLASIDALVDSASGCRLLNSLDAFSCYNQIMMHPRDECKTTFMTKLSCYCYKVMPFVLEYMALNESGVNCLKGFSQSF from the coding sequence ATGTTCTTGACGACCTTCAACCAGTTACAACTGTCCACGAACCAGTTAAGGCCCTACACTGGATGTTTGCATGGTTTTGCAAGGGACCAGGTGGAGGTTCGTGAGCACATCgagttgaggacaacgttcacggATGGCACGACTTTGCGCACTACCAACATCAGGTATCTCGTTGTTAATGCTCCCTCGGCCTACAATATATTGTTAGGTAGGTCAGCTTTAAACAGGATAGGAGCAATTGCCTCcacaaggcatatgaagatgaagttgccttccctTGAGGGTGCGGTGATCACCATTAAATCTGACCAAAAagaggcgaagaagtgctacgaAAACAACCTCAAAACGAAGAGAGGGGCATTTGTTGTCACTACCAGACCCCCAAGAGAAGACGGGGTGACCCGCGTAGAGATCGCCCGGGAGAACCGACCTGAGCCCGCAAAAGACGTGGTAGAAAGAGAGATCGGTGGGAAGACGTTTAAACTTGGGCGGTCCTTAACTCAAGAGTCACAGGATCAGGTTGCTGAGGTCATAGCACGACACCTTGACCCTatcgcatggtctgcctctaACATGCCCGGTATAGACCCTGACTTCTTGTGTCAccgtctcaccatggacccccatGTCCGACCTGTTCTCCAGAGAAGGCAAAaattcaacgaagaaaggcgtcgGTTCATACGAGAAGAGACGAAGAAGCTATTGAAGGCTAACTACATTAGGGAAAttcagtaccccgagtggctagccaatgtgGTACTAGTAAAGAAGGCCAGcagaaagtggaggatgtgtgttgacttcacgaacctcaacaaggcctgtccaaaggattcttacccGCTGGCCAGTATTGATGCTTTGGTGGACAGCGCCTCCGGATGCAGATTACTCAACTCCCTGGATGCCTTTTCTTgttacaaccagatcatgatgcaccccagggacgagtgcaagacaACATTCATGACAAAACTGTCttgttattgctacaaggtcatgcccttcgtgttagaatatatggccttaaacgagagcggggtgaattgtttaaaggggttttcgcaaagtTTTTAG
- the LOC137838315 gene encoding uncharacterized protein, translated as MIQETLKTPRTTMNNMTEVQQVSTSEGMRRSHRSLTQETVKTPRISRYPVAGEIAPQIYQVESGETWMTAYQRYLADEVLPLEPAEARKIKKNSSKYTLIDGKLLRHGFTHPILVCVDGEQCTCIMAELHEGICSSHIGGRSLSSKAIHAGYYWPTMREDCTRYAQWCKQCQQHADWYKAPQRS; from the coding sequence AtgattcaggagaccctgaagacacctcgaactACCATGAACAATATGACAGAAGTCCAACAGGTTAGCACATCGGAAGGGATGaggaggagtcatcggtcgttAACACAGGAGACGGTGAAAACACCCAGAATAAGCAGGTACCCGGTTGCTGGGGAGATAGCGCCGCAAATTTACCAAGTCGAATCAGGAGAAACCTGGATGACGGCCTACCAACGCTACTTGGCCGATGAAGTACTCCCGCTAGAACCTGCAGAAGCTcggaaaatcaagaaaaattcgagcaagtacaccctgatcgaTGGGAAGTTGTTAAGGCATGGATTCACCCATCCTATCCTGGTATGTGTAGACGGTGAACAATGCACGTGCATCATGGCAGAACTACATGAAGGGATATGCAGTAGCCACATCGGTGGTCGATCCCTCTCATCAAAGGCCATTCACGCagggtattactggccaacgatgagggaggatTGCACGAGGTACGCCCAGtggtgcaagcagtgccaacaacatgcTGATTGGTACAAAGCGCCCCAGAGGAGTTGA
- the LOC137837322 gene encoding glucan endo-1,3-beta-glucosidase 3-like encodes MALLIIFHLLAIFVPALGDAFIGVNIGTDVTNMPSPTEVVTLLKAQGIQHVRLYDADRAMLRALANTGIRVIVSVPNDQLLGIGQSNATAANWVARNVIAHVPATNITAIAVGSEVLTSLTNAAPVLVSALKFLQAALVAANLDQQIKVSTPHSSSVMVNSFPPSQAFFNKSWDPVMVPLLKFLQSTGSYLMLNVYPYYDFMKPGAVIPLDYALFRPLPPNKEAIDSNTLLHYTNVFDAVVDAAYFAMSYLNFTNIPILVTESGWPSKGDSSEPDATIDNASTYNSNLIRHVLNNSGTPKQPGIAISSYIYELYNEDLRTGPVSENNWGLFYANGAPVYTLHLTNAGTVFANDTTNQTFCVAKSNADTKLLQAALDWACGPGKVDCSSLLQGQPCYDPNNVAAHATYAINAYYQQMAKSAGTCDFKGVASVTTTNPSHGSCIFPGSYGKNGSSINGTELAPSTNSTNSGCLSQYYNGGSLTSSLILTLILSVAVL; translated from the exons ATGGCTCTTCTCATCATTTTTCACCTGCTTGCAATATTTGTACCTGCTTTGGGAG ATGCTTTTATTGGTGTCAACATTGGTACAGATGTGACTAACATGCCAAGTCCAACAGAGGTTGTGACCCTTCTTAAGGCTCAAGGTATTCAACATGTTAGACTATATGATGCTGACAGAGCCATGCTTCGTGCACTTGCCAACACAGGAATCCGTGTAATTGTTTCTGTTCCCAATGACCAGCTTCTCGGCATTGGTCAGTCCAATGCCACCGCCGCCAATTGGGTTGCACGCAATGTCATTGCTCATGTCCCTGCTACCAACATTACTGCCATAGCAGTTGGTTCTGAAGTCCTAACATCACTCACCAATGCAGCTCCTGTCCTAGTCTCAGCACTAAAATTCCTTCAAGCTGCTCTAGTTGCAGCCAATCTTGATCAGCAAATCAAAGTCTCCACTCCACACTCTTCTTCTGTCATGGTTAACTCTTTCCCACCTTCTCAggcattttttaataaatcttgGGATCCTGTCATGGTTCCCTTGCTCAAATTTTTGCAATCAACAGGTTCATATCTTATGCTCAATGTGTACCCTTATTATGATTTCATGAAACCCGGTGCTGTAATCCCTCTAGACTATGCTTTGTTCCGGCCCTTGCCTCCAAATAAAGAAGCTATTGATTCCAACACCCTTCTGCATTATACTAATGTCTTTGATGCAGTTGTTGATGCTGCTTATTTTGCAATGTCATATTTGAACTTTACCAACATCCCTATTTTAGTTACCGAGTCAGGATGGCCCTCCAAAGGAGATTCGTCCGAGCCAGATGCAACTATTGATAATGCTAGCACTTACAATAGTAACTTGATCAGGCACGTCCTTAACAATAGTGGAACTCCTAAGCAACCTGGTATTGCAATTAGCAGTTATATTTATGAGCTTTATAATGAAGACTTGAGAACAGGTCCAGTGTCTGAGAATAACTGGGGGCTGTTTTATGCTAATGGAGCTCCAGTGTATACCTTGCACTTGACTAATGCTGGTACTGTATTTGCAAATGACACAACAAACCAAACCTTTTGTGTTGCCAAGAGTAATGCAGATACTAAGTTGCTTCAGGCTGCACTTGATTGGGCTTGTGGACCGGGGAAGGTGGATTGTTCGTCATTGCTGCAGGGTCAACCGTGTTATGATCCAAATAATGTAGCTGCACATGCTACATATGCTATCAATGCTTATTATCAGCAGATGGCTAAATCTGCTGGGACCTGTGATTTCAAAGGAGTTGCCTCTGTCACCACTACAAATCCAA GTCATGGTTCCTGTATATTTCCTGGAAG TTATGGAAAAAATGGTAGCAGCATAAATGGCACAGAACTGGCTCCATCTACCAATTCAACAAATTCAGGGTGCTTATCACAGTATTACAATGGTGGATCTTTAACAAGCTCTCTGATTCTTACTTTAATTTTGAGTGTAGCTGTCTTGTAA